One Vibrio sp. CDRSL-10 TSBA genomic region harbors:
- a CDS encoding YkgJ family cysteine cluster protein, whose product MNIPVKTDTNPPVLCSNCKACCCRLEVMILTDTGVPEEFISRDKWGGETMKRLDDGWCAAIDRETFMCTIYENRPWICREFEMGSYECRDERDEFFQTQSS is encoded by the coding sequence ATGAATATTCCTGTTAAAACCGATACCAATCCGCCCGTTTTATGCTCAAACTGCAAAGCCTGCTGTTGCCGCCTGGAAGTGATGATCCTCACTGATACCGGTGTGCCGGAAGAGTTCATCAGTCGTGATAAATGGGGCGGTGAAACCATGAAACGTCTCGATGACGGCTGGTGTGCTGCTATCGATCGTGAAACCTTCATGTGCACCATCTACGAGAACCGTCCTTGGATTTGCCGCGAATTTGAAATGGGTTCGTATGAATGCCGTGACGAGCGCGACGAATTTTTTCAAACTCAGTCATCATAA
- a CDS encoding D-2-hydroxyacid dehydrogenase family protein yields MNIAILDDYQDVVQSLDCFGLLAGHNVTVITQTLPESVLVDKLADMDALVLIRERTQITASLLNALPKLQVISQTGRVSNHIDPELCARFGVQVLEGVGSPVAPAELCWALIMAASRHIPAYSSNLLQYRWQDSNQLGLGRSLNGLTLGIWGDGKIGQRIARYANAFEMQVLVWGSEASRQRAAEDGFVAAESKAAFFSQADVLSLHLRLNQVTKGCVTADDLRQMKPDSLFVNTSRAELVESKALYQELSACPSKRAAVDVFVHEPASTQNEPLLSLPNVVATPHLGYVERNSYELYFRKAFENLLTYIAGR; encoded by the coding sequence TTGAATATAGCGATTTTGGATGACTATCAGGATGTGGTGCAATCACTCGATTGTTTCGGCTTACTGGCCGGGCACAATGTTACCGTAATAACCCAAACACTGCCTGAGAGTGTGTTAGTAGACAAACTGGCCGATATGGATGCTCTGGTGCTGATTCGCGAACGAACGCAAATTACCGCATCTTTATTAAACGCATTACCTAAGTTGCAGGTGATTAGCCAGACCGGTAGGGTCAGTAATCATATTGATCCCGAACTATGCGCCCGTTTTGGGGTTCAGGTTTTGGAGGGAGTCGGTTCACCTGTCGCTCCGGCAGAACTGTGCTGGGCACTCATCATGGCAGCATCACGGCATATTCCCGCATACAGCAGCAACCTGTTGCAATATCGCTGGCAGGACAGCAACCAACTCGGCCTCGGCCGCAGCCTGAATGGTCTTACACTCGGCATCTGGGGGGACGGCAAGATTGGTCAGCGAATTGCCCGCTATGCAAACGCGTTTGAAATGCAAGTGCTGGTGTGGGGTAGTGAAGCGTCCCGTCAGCGCGCCGCAGAAGATGGCTTTGTGGCCGCAGAGTCCAAAGCGGCATTTTTCTCTCAGGCCGACGTGCTTTCACTTCATCTGCGTTTGAATCAGGTCACCAAAGGCTGCGTGACCGCAGATGATCTGCGGCAGATGAAACCGGACTCGCTGTTTGTTAACACCAGTCGTGCCGAGCTGGTGGAGAGCAAGGCACTGTATCAGGAACTGAGTGCCTGTCCGAGTAAGCGGGCCGCGGTGGATGTGTTTGTACACGAACCTGCATCAACGCAAAACGAGCCTCTGTTATCACTGCCTAACGTCGTTGCCACGCCTCATTTAGGCTACGTAGAACGTAATAGTTACGAGCTCTATTTTCGTAAGGCATTTGAAAATTTGCTGACCTATATTGCCGGGCGGTAA
- a CDS encoding LysR family transcriptional regulator, whose amino-acid sequence MDRIEAMKRFVAVAYTSSFTKASEQLNLPKSAISSSITKLEQHLTVRLLHRSTRNVTLTEQGEQYLAKCQQFLQQLDEFEGQFQQQSGELSGVICVDMPGSFYTNVVLPRIHEWFTQHPKTEVKLLGVDHRINPIEERVDFVVRMGELQDSTLIGKRLGQMDVINCVSREYALQHGVPNTLEELGQHYLIGYSSSHTGQPGGFEYSTPDGDRFVTVPQRVTVSTTHAYMASCLSGLGIVQLPKLGAQKYLNSGELVEVLPHHRCKPMPVSIVYESRQYTPRKVTAFMQWLTLAFNSCNDPN is encoded by the coding sequence ATGGACAGAATTGAGGCAATGAAGCGCTTTGTCGCTGTCGCCTATACCAGTAGCTTTACCAAGGCATCGGAACAGCTCAATTTACCGAAATCTGCGATATCCTCTTCGATAACTAAGCTGGAACAACATTTAACAGTCCGCTTACTACATCGCAGTACACGTAATGTCACACTCACCGAACAAGGCGAACAGTATCTGGCAAAATGTCAGCAATTTCTCCAACAACTTGATGAATTTGAAGGCCAGTTTCAACAGCAATCGGGAGAATTAAGCGGAGTTATCTGTGTCGATATGCCAGGCAGTTTTTACACCAATGTTGTTCTGCCACGTATCCATGAATGGTTTACACAACACCCAAAAACAGAGGTTAAACTGCTTGGTGTCGACCATCGTATTAATCCGATCGAAGAGCGGGTCGACTTTGTGGTCAGGATGGGGGAATTGCAGGACAGTACACTGATAGGCAAAAGATTAGGACAGATGGACGTGATCAACTGCGTCAGCCGTGAATATGCCCTGCAACATGGCGTGCCAAACACGCTCGAAGAGCTCGGGCAACATTATCTTATCGGATATTCGAGCAGTCATACTGGCCAGCCCGGCGGGTTTGAATACAGCACCCCAGATGGAGATCGCTTTGTCACCGTCCCACAACGCGTCACGGTCAGCACCACCCATGCTTATATGGCCTCGTGCCTGAGCGGCCTGGGGATTGTGCAATTGCCTAAACTGGGCGCGCAAAAATATTTAAACTCTGGCGAGTTGGTCGAAGTTCTACCTCACCACCGCTGTAAACCTATGCCTGTGTCGATTGTGTATGAATCACGACAATATACACCGCGGAAAGTCACCGCATTTATGCAGTGGCTGACTCTGGCATTCAACAGCTGCAATGACCCAAACTGA
- a CDS encoding SDR family oxidoreductase — protein sequence MRKLILITGGSRGLGRSGAIALAKSGVDVLLTYKQNKQAAQEVVDMVISHGVKGYAIQCDTTDIEEFPGFSRQLKQVLEAEFNRSTIDYLLNNAGTGIHASIEHTQIEQLEEMLAVHVKGPYFMTQELLPLIEAGGHIINVSSGLTRFSLPGSAPYAMAKGAVEVMTRYMAKEFSDRNIRVNTLAPGAIATDFRNGAIKQSEQAQQFVSSVTALGRVGEADDIGKALAAIFSDGFQWITGQRIEVSGGMFL from the coding sequence ATGAGAAAACTGATATTAATTACCGGTGGTAGTCGTGGTTTAGGACGCAGCGGGGCTATCGCCTTGGCGAAGAGCGGAGTAGATGTACTTCTGACCTACAAGCAGAATAAACAGGCAGCACAGGAGGTGGTGGACATGGTCATCAGTCACGGAGTGAAAGGCTATGCCATACAGTGTGATACAACCGACATCGAAGAGTTCCCGGGTTTCTCCCGTCAGCTAAAACAGGTACTTGAAGCAGAGTTTAATCGCAGTACGATTGATTACTTACTTAACAATGCGGGAACAGGAATACATGCATCAATCGAACACACCCAAATTGAACAACTGGAAGAAATGTTAGCGGTGCATGTCAAAGGTCCTTACTTCATGACTCAGGAATTATTGCCATTGATTGAAGCGGGTGGACATATAATCAATGTCTCTTCCGGTCTGACGCGTTTTTCGTTACCGGGGTCGGCGCCTTATGCGATGGCTAAGGGAGCAGTCGAAGTGATGACCAGATACATGGCGAAAGAATTCTCCGACCGAAATATTCGGGTCAATACCTTGGCGCCAGGGGCCATAGCGACCGATTTCAGGAACGGAGCGATCAAACAAAGCGAGCAGGCTCAGCAGTTTGTCTCTTCCGTTACTGCATTGGGCAGAGTCGGGGAAGCGGATGATATTGGTAAGGCGCTGGCTGCAATATTTAGTGATGGCTTTCAGTGGATAACCGGACAAAGAATCGAAGTGTCAGGCGGTATGTTTTTATAG
- a CDS encoding isochorismatase family protein — protein sequence MAIPKITGYPLPADHEYPQNKTQWRIEANKAVLLIHDMQDYFVNFFAAGQSPMSDIIGNIQRLKSIVKAVGIPVVYTAQPANQKPEERALLTDFWGPGLQDETAVIEALSPEPDDIEYVKWRYSAFKKTPLLEFMKEQNRDQLIICGVYGHIGILSTALEAFMLDIKPFVIGDAIADFSHQEHVHTLKYLAGRAANVQTLSSVEQALSAETELTLDQMCLDVAQVLSLEPEEIDVSENLLFFGLDSIRAMTLLEKWRPYGVTVTFAELIEKVTLQEWWTLIHDTRSQTAIKNVA from the coding sequence ATGGCAATTCCAAAAATTACAGGGTACCCGTTACCGGCTGATCATGAATACCCGCAGAACAAAACTCAGTGGCGGATAGAGGCGAACAAAGCCGTGCTGCTAATTCACGATATGCAGGACTACTTTGTCAACTTTTTTGCTGCTGGTCAGTCGCCGATGAGTGACATCATCGGCAATATTCAACGCTTAAAAAGTATCGTCAAAGCGGTGGGCATCCCTGTTGTTTATACTGCGCAACCAGCTAATCAGAAGCCAGAGGAGCGCGCTTTGTTAACCGACTTTTGGGGGCCGGGGCTGCAGGATGAAACCGCAGTCATCGAAGCACTGTCACCAGAGCCGGATGATATTGAGTATGTAAAGTGGCGTTACAGTGCATTCAAGAAAACGCCGCTGCTTGAGTTTATGAAGGAGCAAAACAGGGATCAACTGATTATCTGTGGGGTGTATGGCCACATCGGTATTTTATCTACCGCTCTTGAGGCTTTCATGCTGGACATAAAACCTTTTGTGATTGGTGATGCTATCGCAGATTTTTCCCATCAGGAACATGTGCACACACTGAAGTATCTGGCTGGTCGTGCGGCAAATGTGCAGACGCTCTCCAGTGTCGAGCAGGCATTGTCAGCAGAGACAGAATTAACACTGGATCAAATGTGTCTTGATGTCGCACAAGTATTATCACTTGAGCCTGAAGAAATCGATGTAAGTGAAAACTTGCTGTTTTTTGGCCTTGATTCGATTCGTGCCATGACCTTACTGGAAAAATGGCGTCCGTACGGAGTTACAGTGACTTTTGCTGAATTGATTGAGAAAGTGACGCTGCAGGAGTGGTGGACCTTGATCCATGACACACGCAGCCAAACGGCAATCAAAAACGTCGCTTAG
- a CDS encoding siderophore-interacting protein, translating into MSEQQPRQVLPKLLHFVRKEQISQHLVRVFVTGEELTGLTEDCHGAHIKLFFANQHSGVLQLPVFHEGEVSWPEHKPVSRAYSVRWYDPVANEMAIDFVLHGDDSPGSGWAIHAKPGDYIGMAGPAGPNPLLAPADWHLLVGDLTALPAISAVVERLPQQACGEVWIELDSLQDRIEVKHPAGISINWKLRSAEDPMPLVKQIKSIVPPSEAQSLSAFIAGENSTVVECRRYLTQHLGIDRKRVYAVPYWKRGVTEEAYHMERHAVMDAVD; encoded by the coding sequence ATGAGTGAACAGCAACCAAGACAAGTGTTGCCTAAATTGTTGCATTTTGTGCGCAAAGAGCAGATTTCGCAGCACTTGGTGCGTGTGTTCGTTACAGGCGAAGAGTTAACAGGACTGACAGAGGACTGTCACGGCGCACACATTAAGCTGTTTTTCGCGAATCAGCACAGTGGCGTGTTACAACTGCCTGTTTTTCACGAAGGTGAAGTCTCCTGGCCGGAGCATAAACCCGTTTCACGTGCTTACAGTGTACGTTGGTACGATCCGGTGGCAAACGAGATGGCGATTGATTTTGTGCTGCATGGTGACGATAGCCCGGGATCGGGGTGGGCGATTCATGCCAAACCGGGGGATTACATCGGAATGGCGGGGCCTGCGGGTCCGAATCCGCTGCTGGCGCCAGCTGACTGGCATCTGTTAGTTGGTGATCTGACGGCGCTACCAGCGATCAGTGCTGTTGTGGAACGTTTGCCGCAGCAGGCATGCGGAGAAGTTTGGATTGAACTCGATTCACTGCAGGATAGGATTGAGGTTAAGCATCCGGCCGGGATCAGCATCAACTGGAAACTGCGTTCAGCCGAAGACCCGATGCCTTTGGTAAAGCAAATCAAAAGTATTGTGCCACCATCAGAGGCACAAAGTCTGTCGGCATTTATTGCCGGAGAAAACAGCACCGTTGTTGAATGTCGTCGCTATCTGACTCAACATCTCGGCATTGATCGTAAGCGGGTTTACGCCGTACCGTATTGGAAAAGAGGTGTTACGGAAGAAGCCTATCATATGGAGCGCCATGCGGTGATGGATGCCGTAGACTAA
- a CDS encoding (2,3-dihydroxybenzoyl)adenylate synthase, with protein sequence MNAPRELDFTPWPLELANQYRALGYWQDKTLLDYLLETGQEFSSQDAIICGERSLTYSELIHTSAQLAAGFQALGLQRGDNVVLQMTNIAEFYQCFFALLQIGVRPVLALPAHRKMEISYFCNHSDAKAYLIDGQSHTPCYQNLATEVIASCPSVEHVIVRGEVTVSDPRFVSLDSCLMPPLSEQNAAPDDIAFFQLSGGTTGTPKLIPRTHNDYAYSVTASVDICQFDATTRFLCALPVAHNFPLSSPGALGVFWVGGCVIPAQDPTPQVAFELIERHRITVSALVPPLALLWMDYADKASEDISSLQHLLVGGSKLSETAARAVPEKLHCRLQQVFGMAEGLVNYTRLGDDNEVIACTQGRPISAHDQVRVVDEYDQDVAVGEEGFLLTQGPYTIRGYYRAPAHNERSFTSDGYYRTGDIVRRTEQGNITVTGRDKDQINRGGEKIAAEEIENYLLRHHAVHDVALIAIPDQYLGERSCAIVVKRDGQSVKSLELKHFLRDLDIADYKLPDQIQFREVLPKTSVGKVDKKELRALYG encoded by the coding sequence ATGAACGCACCACGAGAGTTAGATTTCACGCCCTGGCCGCTCGAGTTAGCCAACCAGTATCGCGCCCTTGGATACTGGCAGGATAAAACCTTGCTGGATTATTTACTGGAAACCGGCCAGGAATTCAGTAGTCAAGATGCCATCATTTGTGGCGAACGCTCCCTGACTTATTCTGAGCTTATTCATACTTCAGCACAATTAGCCGCAGGTTTTCAGGCATTGGGTTTACAACGTGGCGATAATGTCGTCCTGCAAATGACCAATATTGCCGAGTTTTACCAGTGCTTTTTTGCCCTGCTACAGATTGGTGTACGCCCGGTGCTCGCTCTGCCCGCACATCGTAAGATGGAAATAAGCTACTTTTGTAATCATTCAGATGCCAAAGCCTATCTGATTGATGGTCAGAGCCACACTCCCTGTTACCAGAATTTAGCGACAGAGGTGATCGCATCGTGTCCGAGCGTTGAGCATGTCATTGTGCGGGGCGAGGTCACCGTATCAGATCCGCGTTTTGTTTCTCTTGACTCATGTCTTATGCCTCCTCTTTCCGAGCAGAATGCTGCCCCGGATGACATCGCGTTCTTCCAGCTTTCCGGCGGAACAACAGGAACACCTAAATTGATTCCGAGGACCCATAATGACTATGCTTACAGTGTGACAGCGAGCGTAGACATCTGTCAGTTTGATGCAACGACTCGCTTTTTGTGTGCCCTGCCCGTTGCCCATAATTTTCCGCTCAGCTCTCCGGGCGCATTGGGGGTATTCTGGGTGGGCGGCTGTGTGATACCGGCGCAGGATCCAACCCCGCAAGTTGCCTTTGAACTGATTGAGCGCCATCGCATTACCGTATCAGCTCTGGTACCACCATTAGCGTTATTGTGGATGGACTATGCAGACAAAGCCAGCGAAGACATTTCTAGCCTGCAGCACCTGCTGGTCGGTGGATCCAAGCTGAGTGAAACCGCAGCCCGGGCCGTGCCGGAAAAACTCCATTGCCGCTTGCAGCAAGTCTTTGGCATGGCTGAAGGTCTGGTTAACTACACCCGCCTCGGTGACGATAACGAGGTCATCGCCTGTACTCAGGGGCGACCGATTTCAGCTCATGATCAGGTACGTGTGGTGGATGAATACGACCAAGATGTGGCCGTTGGCGAAGAGGGCTTTTTACTCACTCAGGGCCCATATACTATTCGTGGCTACTATCGCGCGCCGGCACACAATGAGCGGTCGTTTACCTCCGACGGCTATTATCGTACCGGCGATATTGTCAGACGTACTGAACAAGGCAACATCACGGTAACCGGACGCGACAAAGATCAAATTAACCGGGGAGGCGAAAAAATCGCCGCTGAAGAAATTGAAAACTATCTGCTGCGTCATCACGCGGTACACGATGTGGCTTTGATAGCAATTCCCGATCAGTATCTGGGAGAACGCAGTTGTGCGATCGTGGTCAAACGAGATGGTCAATCAGTAAAATCGCTGGAGTTGAAACACTTTTTGCGCGACCTGGACATCGCGGATTATAAACTGCCTGATCAGATCCAGTTTCGTGAAGTGCTGCCAAAAACCTCCGTCGGAAAAGTGGACAAAAAGGAGTTGCGCGCTTTATACGGCTGA
- a CDS encoding 2,3-dihydro-2,3-dihydroxybenzoate dehydrogenase, whose translation MKQSFEGQVVLVTGAARGIGLSVVELLLQHEARVLATDINMETLLDNTESLRTTFAGHLHCAALDVSRPETSQEHIRVLRQHFGQIDHLVSCAGILHPGMLRDMPFAQVHDTFMVNTFGILGVMQALSSEMQQAGRGSMVVVGSNAANTPRPNMGAYAASKSALHMLVKCMAIELAPYGVRCNLVSPGSTRTDMQMQLWNDHYGEAQVIAGDSSQYRLGIPLQKLAEPEDIARSILFLLSDAANHITMHDLRVDGGATLDN comes from the coding sequence ATGAAACAATCATTCGAAGGTCAGGTGGTGTTGGTAACCGGTGCTGCACGGGGAATCGGTCTGAGTGTGGTGGAGTTGCTTCTGCAACATGAGGCGCGGGTGTTGGCGACGGATATCAATATGGAAACCCTACTGGATAACACCGAGTCATTACGCACAACCTTTGCCGGGCATTTACATTGTGCCGCGCTGGATGTGTCACGTCCTGAAACGTCACAAGAACACATCAGAGTATTACGCCAGCATTTCGGGCAGATTGATCATCTGGTGAGCTGTGCCGGTATTCTGCATCCGGGGATGCTGAGGGATATGCCTTTTGCTCAGGTACACGACACGTTTATGGTCAACACCTTTGGCATATTGGGTGTTATGCAGGCGCTAAGCAGCGAAATGCAGCAGGCCGGCCGGGGCTCGATGGTGGTCGTAGGGTCGAATGCAGCCAATACTCCACGGCCCAATATGGGAGCTTATGCTGCATCAAAATCCGCCCTGCACATGTTAGTGAAGTGCATGGCCATTGAGCTGGCGCCCTATGGTGTGCGTTGCAATCTGGTCAGCCCGGGGTCAACCCGTACTGATATGCAGATGCAGTTGTGGAACGATCACTATGGTGAAGCGCAAGTGATTGCTGGTGATAGCAGCCAGTACCGCCTGGGGATTCCGCTGCAAAAACTGGCTGAGCCTGAAGATATCGCGCGCAGTATCCTGTTTCTGCTTTCTGACGCAGCCAACCATATAACCATGCATGACCTGCGCGTTGATGGTGGTGCAACACTCGACAACTAA
- a CDS encoding condensation domain-containing protein, with protein sequence MTTLQAAYWVGRQSHDLQAGDSAHLYVEFDGVGIDLERLSDAVERIFEHHPVLRMTVSETGTWSVSEQSQWHQLRIRDWRDLTRKQCDQQLTELRQSKTHQRLAIDDGQAAEFSLTLLPDHGFRFHIDVDMIAADAPGFRTLVHDLVALYHDQGMRLARPSFTVFLAGVQDNETLTALQQRDRKYWQSKLENIAPAPVLPGQNNNACRGTGSAHHTERHAVQLTAQQRSQLQALANRYRISITTLSLTAFNCVLAHAIYQATFRINLPMFYRPEQYQHTVGDFAQLSLFSAQVDSDCSLLEMCEQTQQQLTQCIEHRHYSGVNIMRDLSRQRGSLQTSPVVFTSGWDIDGDLFATEVHDTLGELVWSSSQGAHVLLDAQIVPYRNGVLINWDVRVDQVAPAFYQTLFQRYVALLQHMATDPGCMLKQYQYLASEQSSVVSLGIPEHTMPLSDLQKAYLVGRQTQLPLGGVAMQDFRCYHGHVDIVQLRTRLAEMVDKLAVLRTHIDEHQLVQWVSEERTLNFEHFDWSHLSRDEAIVKADDLVARCSHYRHDLSASPWKVWVVSLPEAEGDDSAFRQIVLTSMDALISDGHSIAYLLARLLESAPKPLLVPANHSDPTGEITLATAERVSAGPETRAG encoded by the coding sequence TTGACGACATTACAGGCTGCCTATTGGGTGGGCAGACAGAGCCACGATTTACAGGCGGGAGATTCTGCCCATTTATACGTGGAATTTGATGGTGTGGGGATTGACCTTGAACGCCTGTCCGATGCAGTTGAGCGGATATTTGAGCATCATCCCGTGTTGCGTATGACGGTGTCGGAGACGGGCACATGGTCGGTCAGCGAACAGTCTCAATGGCATCAGTTACGGATTCGGGACTGGCGTGACTTAACTCGTAAGCAGTGCGATCAGCAGTTGACCGAGCTGAGGCAATCCAAAACCCATCAACGGCTAGCCATTGACGATGGACAAGCGGCTGAATTCAGTTTGACACTCTTACCCGATCATGGCTTCCGTTTTCATATTGATGTCGACATGATTGCAGCTGATGCTCCGGGTTTTCGTACTCTCGTACACGATTTAGTTGCCTTATATCACGATCAGGGAATGCGCTTGGCCCGGCCATCATTCACCGTCTTCCTGGCCGGGGTGCAGGACAACGAGACGCTGACTGCGCTGCAACAACGTGATCGGAAGTACTGGCAGTCTAAGCTGGAGAATATTGCTCCGGCACCGGTATTGCCTGGCCAGAACAATAATGCGTGTCGCGGTACCGGCAGTGCGCATCACACTGAGCGTCACGCGGTGCAGTTAACCGCCCAGCAGCGTAGCCAGTTGCAGGCATTGGCAAACCGCTATCGAATCAGTATAACCACACTATCACTGACCGCATTTAACTGTGTATTGGCACATGCTATCTATCAGGCGACATTCCGGATTAATCTGCCCATGTTTTATCGTCCGGAGCAATACCAGCACACCGTTGGTGATTTTGCACAGCTTAGCCTGTTCTCGGCTCAGGTGGATTCAGACTGTTCATTACTTGAAATGTGTGAACAAACACAGCAGCAGTTGACGCAATGTATTGAACACCGTCATTACAGCGGTGTAAATATTATGCGTGATCTGTCCCGTCAGCGCGGCAGTCTGCAAACCTCGCCCGTGGTGTTTACGTCTGGCTGGGATATTGATGGTGATTTGTTCGCGACAGAAGTACATGACACGCTGGGGGAGTTAGTCTGGTCAAGCTCACAAGGGGCACACGTGCTGCTGGACGCACAAATAGTCCCTTACCGGAATGGTGTGCTGATAAACTGGGATGTGCGTGTTGATCAGGTGGCCCCGGCATTTTACCAGACTCTGTTTCAGCGCTATGTTGCCCTGCTACAACATATGGCAACCGATCCGGGCTGTATGCTGAAGCAATATCAATATCTAGCAAGTGAACAGAGCAGCGTTGTAAGTTTGGGTATACCGGAACATACAATGCCGCTTTCCGATTTACAAAAAGCGTATCTGGTGGGTCGACAGACACAATTACCGCTGGGTGGTGTCGCGATGCAGGATTTTCGCTGTTATCACGGCCATGTTGATATTGTGCAACTACGGACAAGACTGGCGGAGATGGTGGATAAGTTGGCAGTGCTACGAACGCATATCGACGAACATCAGCTGGTTCAATGGGTGAGTGAGGAACGCACGCTTAATTTTGAACATTTTGACTGGAGCCATTTAAGTCGGGATGAAGCCATCGTTAAAGCAGACGACTTGGTTGCCCGGTGTTCGCATTACCGGCACGACCTGTCGGCATCACCCTGGAAGGTATGGGTCGTTTCATTGCCCGAAGCTGAGGGAGATGATTCGGCGTTCAGACAGATTGTGCTGACTAGTATGGATGCGCTGATTTCAGATGGTCATTCCATTGCTTACCTGCTGGCCCGTTTACTGGAAAGCGCTCCCAAGCCTTTGCTAGTGCCGGCTAACCATTCGGATCCGACCGGGGAGATAACGCTTGCTACGGCTGAGAGGGTAAGTGCCGGGCCAGAAACGAGAGCAGGCTGA